The genomic window ATAGtcacacaaaaaaaaatatgagGAATTAAAAAGAGTCACGTGACATACACAATGACGTTAACACATTAATACGCCATACCCATAACCTAAAATCACCCATGCGCCCACCCTGTTCTGTCTTCCGAAACCAAGTTGGATTGCCCCAAAAGAGatgacaaaaaacaaaaaaagagagagaaaaaacatgaaagagcaattatatatattatcaactagtgaaaaggaaattaaaaaataaagaaagttaGAGCATcaatagaatttattattttttattagtagtTAGTTATGTCATCTAATAATCTTTCTTCAAATCCTCATCGTAATCTCATCACTTCTTTCCATTTCTATAAAAATCTCTCATATTTTGAAGAACTGAACCAAACTTAACTAACATAAACATGGCTGAAGTAGTGAGGAACAAGAGGGTTGTTCTGAGGAACTATGTCACTGGTTTCCCCAAAGAATCAGACATGGAAATTGTGGAAGGAACCATAACTTTGAAGGTTCCAGAAGGTTCCAAGGAGGTGCTGCTCAAGAACCTCTACTTGTCATGTGATCCTTTCATGAGGAATCTCATGAACAAGCCCCAAGGCACTGAGACCAGCAGTGGCCTTAACTATACTTCTGGATCTGTAAGTAGAAATGAACTTCTGAAATTTTTAATGTATTAAATGGATTGAGAACTTCAAAATTTACTCATCAATAATGCTAGATGAACAATCCTTTTTGTGCAACTAAAGCTTGGGAGGTTCACATTTAATCATTTTGTGTTGCTATTGCAAATATGAAAACTTCTTTTAAGTTTTGTACAATGATTGTGCATAGAGAGTTGTTTATCCAAAATTATTCTTGATCGATTTTAAAACCTTAATAAATATGTTTAGGGAACtggttaatattttaaaaaatatgggtTTTAATTTGCTATCAAAAGTGTGAAAGTGTATTTGCTACAcacctaacaaaaaaaaaaaaaactcatgaaTGAAGGTACTTAAGCATTGAAAATACTATATTCAGTTATGAAAATACTATATGCACACCAAATTAGTCactatgtatttgtgtataaatacatgaatTGTCTAACTCATTTTCAATgtttattttgtatttcaatgTGTATTCTATAAAGGTGGCTGATTCACTGACCGATTTTTTGTGTACACGTAGTATGGTTGATTCTGCTATTACTATCAGTTGCAATGTTGATGTGTGTGCAATTTGCAGGCAATAGGTGGGTTTGGTGTGTCCAAGGTGATAGATTCTGGAAGCCCAGATTATAAGTATGGGGATTTAGTATGGGGGCTTACTAAATGGGAGGAGTACAGCTTGGTCCCTTCATCTCAAATAATCTCCAAAATTCAGCACACTGATGGTGTTCCACTTTCTTACTATACTGGAATTCTTGGTATGTATTGAAAAATTCAATCTAACTTTGATTTTgaatgaatcatatgcttgattACTGACATGAACTGAAGCTTGAAACTTATGAAATTTTCGTCCGTTATTAAAATAATCTATTGTCTTGGTGGCTGTTTGTAGTCCATTCATATTCCAATCACAATTTTGGTTAAGGTGAAGGCAATAACACTTTAAGtagttttccttctttcttctttcctttttctttttggcaCTTCATTTTGGAGGTGAACATATATTATATAACATTTTGAGTTGAGTTAGATTCACTCAATTATCGTATAATTGAAATCTTACTGCTTTTATATGTCTATTTAGTACTATTTATGATTTATGATAGTGtacatatattttaatttttttggccAGAGATTTGGTTTCGTCAGATTGAATGTTGAGAAATCATGAATGCAATCTTCTGTGTTTGTTGTGAAGTGATTATTTCTCAACTATGAAGTTTTCACATGATTATAAATTTGCTTTTGACAATCATGTATCATTAACATTCTATTATTTATAGAAAAATTATGTTCTGCAAGAGGCTGTTACTGGTAGCTAAATTCTCTTATATGTCTATTGCTgccaccttttttctttttcattttcttcttcataAAAATCATTGCTTTGTGGTTTTAATATTAGAGTATTAGACACCTTCATTGTTTTACAATGATTTAATGCAGGCATGCCAGGAGTGACTGCTTATGCAGGTCTCTTTGAAGTAGGCTCTCTCCAAAAAGGGGAGAGAGTTTTCGTTTCGGCTGCTTCCGGCGCAGTCGGCCAACTTGTCGGACAATTCGCTAAACTTACAGATTGTTATGTTGTGGGAAGTGCTGGAAGTAAAGACAAGGTATTGCTTTAATTATTGCATTTATATCTGATTAAAGGAAAAATTGAGACTCAAAATATCAATTAAGTATGGTTTTGTCTTGATATATGTCAATTAGGAATAAGCTAAGGTTCTGTCATGATAAATGATTTGGATAACTAGCCTAAATTGTAAGgagttttagtttttaatgtaacACATCCTGTTTCATTTGTTTACCTAGTAAAAGTAAACTTCCCCCTCAAATTTATGTCTGTTACTAATTGATATCAGGTGGATCTGTTAAAGAATAAATTTGGATTTGATGAAGGTTTTAACTATAAAGAAGAGCCTGACCTCAATGCAGCTTTGAAGAGGTGAGTTCATAACAACTTTAGAAAgttaaattttagtttaattatatttaaaaccATGGAAAGGGAGTTTTAGACCGTGTAACCTCAACATCATGGGTTCAAGCCGTGAAAAGGtagagaaaagtaaattaagtaCATAAAACATGAAATCGTAATAAGATTTAAATCGTAAAATTGTCAGACTTAGTACAAATCTTATAAAATCTATTGACTCATTTAAAATCGTAATATTAaaagattttaagagttaaatcgaTATTCTAGTTACTAAGCTGATACAATTATGGGGTCAGGTATTTTCCGGAAGGCATTGATGTTTACTTTGAGAATGTGGGAGGAAAGACGCTTGATGCCGTGCTCCTCAACATGAGAGTCCAGGGTCGCATACCGGCTTGTGGAATGATATCGCAGTATAATCTAACTCAACCGGAAGGTGTAACGAATTTGGCTAACATTGTATATAAGAAGATTCGTATGCAGGGTTTTCATTTCTTCGATTATGTTAACCTGTATCCAAAATTCTTGGAGTTTGTCCTCTCTCATCTCAAAGAAGGGAAGATTGTTTATGTGGAAGACATAGCTGAAGGTCTTGAGAACGGCCCTGCAGCCTTGGTTGGCCTTTTTAGCGGTCGCAATTTCGGAAAACAAGTGCTTCTTGTTGCTCCTGAATAAAAACATATGCTTAACACACATGGTTTAAATATAAATGCTTTAAAGACATAGATGCTTGTTTTtaagtatttttctctttttggtgGATGATGGAGTGTAACAAAATGTGTATTGCATTTGCACTCATCCTCCTCAGCTATGTAGTAATGTACTGTGAATTGTGTGGACTACTGTACAACCGTAGTAATAATGTATATACAAAGGGGATCCTCCCATAAAGACacaaaaaatgtcttttttttttaagatgttttttaataattaaaatttaatacatataatcgtttaaattatgttatttttgtcaaaattaggtcagacaaattaatttgaccgaaaaatagtgaatcaaattttgaatttgtctaaattaatattattttttataaaaaatgactacaatatccctattttatacaaaatgactaaaatactcttataatatatattaattttgagaattttaaattCTAGCCATTTTCTTCTCTATCGTTATAGGGTTAGAAtttaaagttttcaaaattaatatatatatatatgataggGATATTTTAGTTGTATTTTATAAGACAAATTAagaaaaatagtgaatcaaattttgaatttgtctaaattaatattattttttataaaaaatgactacaatatccctattttatattttatacaaatgctcttattatatatattaattttgagaattctAAATTCTAGCCATTTTCTTCTCTATCGTTATAGGGTTAGAATTTAaagttttcaatatatatatagggATATTTTAGTTGTGTTTTATAATAGGGATATtgtagtaattttttataaaaaatattaatttataccgatttaaaaatttaatttattaatttttttgttaaattgatccagtctaattttaataaaaataatacaattaaattaattatatgtgttaaatttcaatttttaaaaaatatctttaaaaaaagacatttttgacATCTTTATCTAAGTGACTCTCTTAGAAAGAATCCTAAAAAATTGGTAATTGTAATTATTGAAAAGatagtaaaaattttattattgttgtagtGAAGACTGGATATACTACATTGTATAAGATGATTGAACCAAGATATATAGCTGTGTTTTTTTCTCTACTATACTCTATTTTCTATTAATTCattatgagacaaaaataaattgtttcATGCATAATCAACTTCGCAGACACAGTAGATTCAAAGTTGTAGAAATTGTTTTATTGCTTAAATTTTAAAGCATAAAAAAGGTCAtagatttaaaatattttctttgagCCATTGAAAATCTTTAAATTTATATGTATAAACTATagtaaatataaatacaaataatGTACTTTATGTATGCGAATCTTTGTAAATGTGTTGTAAACTATTATTGTTTAAATATTGactcaaaataataatatttatcatttaatattattttttttatttggctTTTTTCAGTATCCAGTCAAACAGAAAAAAGACTAATCAGTTTCGTTTAATGTTACCTTTTTGTTCCTATTTACTACAGCTAATTATTCTTCACTAGAGGTAATGACAATTTCAAtacccgaaagattcaaacgctgacattttggtacctaactattgttattgacaaaaaggTACCTGAATGATTAAAATTTTTGCCAAACGTGTCCACGTGCTTGCCGGACCATAGCTCCGGTGAGTACGATGCTTATATGGACGCCGGTTTTTGCTGACAAGATCAGTTTTATATTAGAtgaaatttgtaattaaaattatgcTTAGCCTACCTGAAAATTAAGTTAACCTAATTGAATATTGGTTTTGCCCTAATTTAATTTTGCCCTAAAACCCAATTTTGCTCTCTTCGTTCACTCATAGAACACGATCCCAATCTGAAAGATGCAAGCAACTAGGGCTCGTGGAAAAGGTGGAACCGTGAGAAAGCACTCATTCATTCAAGCCTTCGACGTTGATAGTGGTTCAGGAGTTGTGAGTAAAATCTACGAAGGGTGTTGCTTTTGTCCCCTTCCAGTGGTTCCGTTGAAGTCGAAGACAAGTAGCAACCCTGATAGATGGTTTCTACGTTGCCCTATGTGGAAGGTAAGCTTAGAATGTTGATGTATACGTGACGAAATGATGCAATCTTCTTGGGTTTATTTTCTCCACTTTTTCGGATTTAGTTTTCGATCGCACTCTGATTCATGAAATTTTTGTGCCATGCTAGAACACACAAAGACGTTGTGGGTATTTTCAATAGTTGGATGAAATAGAAGAGCAATGTGTGAAAGGAGAAGTTTCTTTGGAGAATAGCAACATGGTGGGCATAGCAGACCCAAAGAAGAAAAGCAGAATCAATCTGGAGCGTAGTGATGGCCGGGAAAGGGATAGGATGATGATGGTGCTTTCTATGGTGAATGACATGAAGGAGCAGCTGAAGAGGGTTGAGTTGTTGTTGATTGTTATCTGTATATTGTTNNNNNNNNNNNNNNNNNNNNNNNNNNNNNNNNNNNNNNNNNNNNNNNNNNNNNNNNNNNNNNNNNNNNNNNNNNNNNNNNNNNNNNNNNNNNNNNNNNNNNNNNNNNNNNNNNNNNNNNNNNNNNNNNNNNNNNNNNNNNNNNNNNNNNNNNNNNNNNNNNNNNNNNNNNNNNNNNNNNNNNNNNNNNNNNNNNNNNNNNNNNNNNNNNNNNNNNNNNNNNNNNNNNNNNNNNNNNNNNNNNNNNNNNNNNNNNNNNNNNNNNNNNNNNNNNNNNNNNNNNNNNNNNNNNNNNNNNNNNNNNNNNNNNNNNNNNNNNNNNNNNNNNNNNNNNNNNNNNNNNNNNNNNNNNNNNNNNNNNNNNNNNNNNNNNNNNNNNNNNNNNNNNNNNNNNNNNNNNNNNNNNNNNNNNNNNNNNNNNNNNNNNNNNNNNNNNNNNNNNNNNNNNNNNNNNNNNNNNNNNNNNNNNNNNNNNNNNNNNNNNNNNNNNNNNNNNNNNNNNNNNNNNNNNNNNNNNNNNNNNNNNNNNNNNNNNNNNNNNNNNNNNNNNNNNNNNNNNNNNNNNNNNNNNNNNNNNNNNNNNNNNNNNNNNNNNNNNNNNNNNNNNNNNNNNNNNNNNNNNNNNNNNNNNNNNNNNNNNNNNNNNNNNNNNNNNNNNNNNNNNNNNNNNNNNNNNNNNNNNNNNNNNNNNNNNNNNNNNNNNNNNNNNNNNNNNNNNNNNNNNNNNNNNNNNNNNNNNNNNNNNNNNNNNNNNNNNNNNNNNNNNNNNNNNNNNNNNNNNNNNNNNNNNNNNNNNNNNNNNNNNNNNNNNNNNNNNNNNNNNNNNNNNNNNNNNNNNNNNNNNNNNNNNNNNNNNNNNNNNNNNNNNNNNNNNNNNNNNNNNNNNNNNNNNNNNNNNNNNNNNNNNNNNNNNNNNNNNNNNNNNNNNNNNNNNNNNNNNNNNNNNNNNNNNNNNNNNNNNNNNNNNNNNNNNNNNNNNNNNNNNNNNNNNNNNNNNNNNNNNNNNNNNNNNNNNNNNNNNNNNNNNNNNNNNNNNNNNNNNNNNNNNNNNNNNNNNNNNNNNNNNNNNNNNNNNNNNNNNNNNNNNNNNNNNNNNNNNNNNNNNNNNNNNNNNNNNNN from Arachis ipaensis cultivar K30076 chromosome B09, Araip1.1, whole genome shotgun sequence includes these protein-coding regions:
- the LOC107619028 gene encoding 2-alkenal reductase (NADP(+)-dependent) isoform X1; this encodes MAEVVRNKRVVLRNYVTGFPKESDMEIVEGTITLKVPEGSKEVLLKNLYLSCDPFMRNLMNKPQGTETSSGLNYTSGSAIGGFGVSKVIDSGSPDYKYGDLVWGLTKWEEYSLVPSSQIISKIQHTDGVPLSYYTGILGMPGVTAYAGLFEVGSLQKGERVFVSAASGAVGQLVGQFAKLTDCYVVGSAGSKDKVDLLKNKFGFDEGFNYKEEPDLNAALKRYFPEGIDVYFENVGGKTLDAVLLNMRVQGRIPACGMISQYNLTQPEGVTNLANIVYKKIRMQGFHFFDYVNLYPKFLEFVLSHLKEGKIVYVEDIAEGLENGPAALVGLFSGRNFGKQVLLVAPE
- the LOC107619028 gene encoding 2-alkenal reductase (NADP(+)-dependent) isoform X2, with the protein product MAEVVRNKRVVLRNYVTGFPKESDMEIVEGTITLKVPEGSKEVLLKNLYLSCDPFMRNLMNKPQGTETSSGLNYTSGSAIGGFGVSKVIDSGSPDYKYGDLVWGLTKWEEYSLVPSSQIISKIQHTDGVPLSYYTGILGLFEVGSLQKGERVFVSAASGAVGQLVGQFAKLTDCYVVGSAGSKDKVDLLKNKFGFDEGFNYKEEPDLNAALKRYFPEGIDVYFENVGGKTLDAVLLNMRVQGRIPACGMISQYNLTQPEGVTNLANIVYKKIRMQGFHFFDYVNLYPKFLEFVLSHLKEGKIVYVEDIAEGLENGPAALVGLFSGRNFGKQVLLVAPE